A genomic stretch from Telopea speciosissima isolate NSW1024214 ecotype Mountain lineage chromosome 7, Tspe_v1, whole genome shotgun sequence includes:
- the LOC122668666 gene encoding uncharacterized protein LOC122668666, whose amino-acid sequence MVRPPVSRTWALPPSGYSKLNCDASYSKERNCSGIGFLLRDHLGHCQLAVFDPIHFAEVVVGEAEAIRQGVLEVISEGAMRIKVESDNQEVVTGLQYSERDSTLSIRPIIKDILYLASYFVDCQFQFTSRATNVVADTLARRA is encoded by the coding sequence ATGGTGAGACCTCCTGTCAGTCGTACCTGGGCTCTTCCACCTTCTGGTTACTCAAAGCTCAACTGTGATGCTTCCTATAGCAAAGAAAGAAACTGCAGTGGGATTGGTTTTCTATTACGTGATCATCTTGGTCACTGCCAGTTAGCAGTCTTTGATCCAATACACTTTGCTGAAGTTGTGGTGGGGGAGGCAGAAGCAATTAGGCAAGGTGTGCTTGAGGTGATATCAGAAGGAGCAATGAGAATTAAGGTAGAAAGTGATAACCAAGAGGTGGTCACAGGGTTACAGTACTCGGAGAGGGACTCAACTTTGTCTATTCGGCCAATCATTAAGGATATTTTGTACCTTGCTTCATACTTTGTTGACTGTCAATTTCAGTTCACCTCAAGGGCAACAAATGTTGTTGCAGATACCCTTGCTAGGCGGGCTTAA